One window of Thermocoleostomius sinensis A174 genomic DNA carries:
- a CDS encoding AAA family ATPase, which yields MEQPMITLPGYDIAELIYSSSKTLIYRGWRSVDQRPVMIKVINTEYPSVSELIHFRNQLTIARYLNIPGVIQPLALEPCGNGYALVMEDEGFISLREYLTSQRLSNHAERSDPHADAPARLSLDDFFSIAIQLASVLEGLYQHHIIHKDIKPQNILFHPQSKQIKLTDFSLSSRLPRENPVLHSPNVLEGTLAYMAPEQTGRMNRGVDYRADFYALGITFYELLTGQLPFQSTDPMELVHSHIAQQPIAPIVLNSLIPETVNQIILKLMAKTAEDRYQTAFGLRQDLERCQQEWQQQGGVSNFPLATRDICDRFTIPETLYGREQEVATLLAAFDRVSGTDQSTKSHHSELMLVAGYSGVGKTAVVNEVHKPIVRQRGYFIKGKFDQFQRNIPFSAFVQALRDLMRQLLTESRDRIREWQAKILAAVGNNGQILIEVIPELEWVIGAQPAPPNLSGMAAQNRFNLLVQKFIQVFTTSAHPLVFFLDDLQWADSASLHLIRLLIADTDTPYLLLIGAYRDNEVNPAHPLMLTIEEIRKANAAVNQITLAPLDVRSLNCLVADTLSCSAEQAVPLSQLIFQKTNGNPFFTTQFLKSLHQSGLIYFDFENYGWQCDLAQVRTLAASQDVVEFMTLQLQRLPLSTQNVLRLAACIGNEFDLATLAVVYEQSPSQTAIELWPALQEGLVLPISEVYKFYQTQALNSNSSLDQSDDQFDPSLQRLIKQAPTYRFLHDRVQQSAYSLIPSLDKQLTHLSIGRLLLQSACQSSNLDDRLFEIVNQLNVGADLIDDRVEQVELAKLNLTAGRKAKSATAYAAAVSYLSTGLHLLEPDGWQQQYDLMLALYEEAAEAAYLNGQFDQMGQWLAIVWQQATTLLDQMKAYEIQIQAYIAQDQPIEAVNVALAVLKSLGVHLPPNPKHYHVLLALWQTRLALLSKRIDQLVQLPLMTDPTKLAATRILASVMSAASFSLPNLFILIALKILNLSLQYGNLDLSAYAYGTYGQILCGIVGDVNQGYQFGQLAVRLLTKLNAKHLKAKVLMVVNDFVVHWRAHVKETLAPFIEAYQSGLETGDLEFSARSAMVYAYHSYFMGQDLTALSQEIANYSIAIRNLKQTKFIYMNERYRQVVLNLIGQSDNPCRLVGEAYNEDELLPLHFQSNDRNAIFNVYFHKAILCYLFQEYSEALTNIVNAKNYLANTTGLLLVPLFHFYESLIQLSMFSSVSNVRQKQILRQVTVNQRKLKRWAHHAPMNHLHKFYLVEAERYRVLQQWSQACDAYDRAISLAEEHEYINETALANELAARFYLEQSRSKLAQLYLTDAYYSYVRWGAKAKVKALEKQYPQLATLVSGKSSGLVARLSTQGQETDELGTTSTLTASSINIAEALDLTTVLKASQVLSGEIQIERLLSTLMQMAIENAGAETGVLILPEGDQWLVQAKVTKDKSNPEALQVDSLLQSILVENNSDVPATLINYVGRTQQAIALGDASHEAMFVADPYIRQHQPKSVLCFPILRLGALVGILYLENNLTTDAFTRDRLEVLELLMTQAAISLENARLYEQLRSYSHTLEARIEERTQELHQEVRERERALQELQRAQTVLSRRNAILQAQQDTAIDGILIVDEHQNIVSYNDRFCQLWQISKETLTDNQQSIESALAQLQEPQVFFDRVQYLYEHPEATSHEEIYFKDGRVFDRYSSPVTSAEGKYYGRIWYFRDITKLKRREEFLRLIVEGTATKIGDEFFRSCVRYLAELLGFRYTFISEFVDDSKERVRTLAFWNGETFLDNIEYSTDNTPCAEVLASSGLVMFESVRDRFSLDPHLSEIGGEVYIGMPIIDPHGRVLGQLAALDSQALDINVEDQELIFKIFAARAGAELERRRTEAALERQIQRVLLLDQITQEIRQSLDTQKIFQTAATQIGQTFHASRCHIHNYIAEPEPHLYVVAEYVVSGLDSMLGIEIPALNSPPTKAILLHDRALSWTNVYTDALLSAVIPASYPIHLKSMLAIRTSYQGEPNGAIVLHHCDCSMSRQEYLCHPESYASLFRHWTEDEVELLEAVAAQVGIALAQAKLLEQEKLQRQELETAKRSAEVANRAKSEFLANMSHELRTPLNAILGFTQLMTRDDSLNQQQRENLQIINRSGTHLLNLINDVLEFSKIEAGRITLSESAFDLYRLLNDLEEMFRLKADSKGLQLCFERSIYVPQYIKTDEGKLRQVFINLLSNAIKFTASGRVTLRSHQEDMFIGTHTESNQENKQQNTQGNYQRNSSINDRLQRSTSAESYRLLFEVEDTGPGIQAEEVQQLFVAFGQAETGRKSQEGTGLGLSISRAFVRLMGGDIVAMNAPRRGAIFRFTITAQAANESEVDTPVSKRRVIALQPNQPTYRILVVEDHYTNRQLLVNLLAPMGFEVQAVENGKEAIECWETWQPHLIWMDMRMPVMDGYEATRQIKAHPEGQEAIVIALTASAFEEERAVVLASGCDDFVRKPFQEHQIFDKLAEYLGVEYIYDAGTLAAPSSHRALLMPQDLTVMPSEWIEQLRQAAIQVDADLIQHLLHQVPPSQVVLANQLLELTQNFAFDEIIELTQGDHCD from the coding sequence ATGGAACAACCAATGATCACGTTGCCGGGTTACGACATTGCGGAATTGATTTATAGCAGTTCCAAAACCTTGATCTATCGGGGATGGCGATCGGTCGATCAACGTCCTGTAATGATTAAAGTTATAAATACCGAATATCCCAGCGTGTCTGAATTGATTCATTTTCGCAATCAATTGACAATTGCCCGTTATTTAAACATCCCCGGTGTAATTCAGCCACTAGCGCTGGAACCCTGTGGCAATGGCTACGCGCTTGTCATGGAAGATGAAGGTTTTATTTCGCTACGAGAGTACTTAACAAGCCAGCGGTTGTCTAATCATGCCGAAAGGTCTGATCCCCACGCAGATGCACCTGCACGGTTAAGTCTGGATGATTTTTTTTCGATCGCCATTCAACTAGCCAGTGTTTTAGAAGGTTTGTATCAACATCACATTATTCACAAAGATATCAAACCACAAAATATTTTGTTTCATCCTCAAAGTAAGCAAATTAAGCTGACTGACTTTAGCTTATCATCCCGTTTGCCGCGAGAGAATCCGGTTTTACACAGCCCGAATGTCTTGGAAGGAACCCTGGCTTACATGGCTCCAGAGCAGACGGGACGAATGAACCGTGGAGTTGACTATCGCGCCGATTTTTATGCACTGGGCATTACGTTCTACGAGTTGCTGACGGGACAGTTACCTTTCCAATCAACCGATCCCATGGAGTTAGTGCATAGCCACATTGCTCAACAGCCGATCGCGCCGATTGTCTTGAATTCTCTGATTCCCGAAACGGTGAATCAAATTATTCTTAAATTAATGGCAAAAACAGCCGAGGATCGCTATCAGACTGCATTTGGACTACGTCAAGATTTAGAGCGATGTCAGCAGGAATGGCAACAGCAGGGGGGGGTTTCCAATTTTCCGCTGGCAACTCGAGACATTTGCGATCGCTTCACTATTCCTGAAACGCTTTACGGTCGGGAACAGGAAGTGGCAACGCTGTTGGCAGCATTCGATCGAGTTTCTGGAACGGATCAATCCACGAAGTCTCATCACTCTGAATTGATGCTGGTGGCGGGCTATTCGGGTGTGGGCAAGACAGCCGTGGTTAATGAAGTACACAAGCCGATCGTGCGACAACGCGGCTATTTTATCAAAGGCAAATTTGACCAATTTCAGCGCAATATTCCCTTTTCGGCGTTTGTGCAAGCGCTGCGTGACTTAATGCGGCAATTGCTCACCGAATCTCGTGATCGGATTCGGGAATGGCAAGCAAAGATTCTGGCGGCGGTCGGCAATAATGGGCAGATATTGATTGAGGTCATTCCTGAACTGGAATGGGTGATTGGTGCACAACCTGCTCCCCCCAATCTGTCTGGTATGGCGGCGCAGAACCGCTTCAATTTGTTGGTGCAAAAATTTATTCAAGTTTTCACCACATCCGCGCATCCATTGGTTTTCTTTCTAGATGATCTACAGTGGGCCGACTCGGCATCGCTCCATCTAATTCGTCTGCTGATTGCAGACACAGACACGCCCTATTTACTGCTGATTGGAGCTTATCGAGATAATGAAGTGAATCCGGCCCATCCGCTAATGTTGACCATAGAGGAGATTCGCAAAGCAAATGCAGCAGTGAATCAAATAACATTAGCGCCGCTGGATGTTCGATCGCTTAACTGCTTAGTGGCAGATACGCTGAGTTGTTCAGCCGAGCAAGCGGTTCCGCTAAGCCAATTAATTTTTCAAAAAACGAATGGCAATCCCTTTTTTACTACCCAGTTTCTCAAATCGCTGCATCAAAGCGGCTTGATTTATTTTGATTTTGAGAATTATGGCTGGCAATGCGATCTGGCACAAGTGCGAACGCTGGCGGCTAGTCAAGACGTAGTGGAGTTCATGACCTTGCAACTACAACGACTACCGTTGTCCACGCAGAATGTGTTGAGATTGGCGGCTTGCATTGGCAATGAATTTGATTTAGCGACGTTGGCAGTCGTGTATGAGCAGTCGCCATCGCAAACGGCGATCGAACTGTGGCCGGCGCTGCAAGAGGGATTGGTGTTACCCATTAGCGAGGTCTATAAGTTTTATCAAACCCAAGCGTTGAATAGTAATTCCAGTCTGGATCAATCTGATGATCAGTTTGACCCGTCACTGCAAAGACTCATCAAACAGGCGCCAACCTATCGCTTTTTGCACGATCGGGTGCAGCAATCTGCCTATTCCCTCATTCCTTCTCTCGATAAACAGTTGACACATCTCAGCATCGGTCGTCTGCTGTTGCAAAGTGCTTGCCAAAGCAGCAATTTAGACGACCGTCTGTTTGAAATTGTCAATCAACTCAATGTTGGAGCCGATTTGATTGACGATCGGGTAGAGCAAGTGGAACTAGCCAAGCTGAATTTAACAGCCGGACGCAAAGCTAAGTCTGCCACAGCCTATGCAGCGGCGGTTAGCTACCTCTCTACCGGATTGCATCTACTAGAGCCTGATGGTTGGCAACAGCAGTATGACCTGATGCTGGCATTGTATGAAGAAGCCGCTGAAGCTGCCTATCTCAACGGACAGTTTGATCAAATGGGGCAATGGCTGGCGATCGTGTGGCAACAGGCGACAACGCTGCTCGATCAGATGAAAGCCTATGAGATTCAAATTCAAGCTTATATTGCTCAAGACCAGCCAATCGAAGCCGTAAATGTAGCGCTGGCAGTCTTGAAATCATTGGGAGTGCATTTACCACCCAACCCTAAGCACTATCATGTCTTGCTGGCTCTGTGGCAAACGCGGTTGGCCTTACTGAGCAAACGCATTGATCAACTGGTGCAGTTACCCCTCATGACCGATCCCACAAAGCTAGCTGCAACGCGCATTTTGGCTAGTGTCATGTCGGCGGCTTCGTTTTCATTACCCAATTTATTTATCTTGATTGCGTTAAAAATCCTCAATCTGTCGTTGCAGTACGGCAATCTAGATTTGTCTGCTTATGCCTATGGCACATATGGACAAATTCTCTGTGGCATTGTGGGTGATGTGAATCAGGGTTACCAATTTGGTCAACTGGCGGTCAGGCTATTAACAAAATTAAATGCAAAGCACCTGAAAGCCAAAGTGTTGATGGTGGTGAATGACTTTGTGGTGCACTGGCGGGCCCATGTCAAAGAAACCCTGGCACCGTTCATTGAAGCCTACCAAAGCGGTCTAGAAACAGGCGATCTAGAATTTTCTGCCCGTTCAGCAATGGTGTACGCCTATCATTCATATTTCATGGGACAAGACCTCACAGCCTTATCCCAAGAAATCGCTAATTATTCCATCGCGATTCGTAATTTGAAACAAACAAAATTCATTTATATGAATGAACGCTATCGTCAAGTTGTATTAAATTTAATTGGTCAATCAGATAATCCTTGTCGATTAGTAGGTGAAGCCTATAACGAAGATGAGTTACTGCCGCTGCATTTTCAGTCGAACGATCGCAATGCAATTTTTAACGTCTATTTTCATAAAGCAATTCTTTGTTATTTATTTCAGGAGTACTCAGAGGCACTCACAAATATTGTTAATGCTAAGAATTATTTAGCGAATACAACAGGATTGTTGTTAGTTCCGCTATTTCATTTTTATGAGTCGCTGATTCAGCTTTCAATGTTTTCGTCGGTTTCTAATGTCAGGCAAAAGCAAATCTTACGGCAGGTTACTGTTAACCAAAGAAAGTTGAAGCGGTGGGCACATCATGCCCCGATGAATCATTTACATAAATTTTATTTAGTAGAAGCAGAGCGGTATCGGGTTTTGCAGCAGTGGTCGCAAGCGTGCGACGCATACGATCGCGCCATTAGTCTGGCAGAGGAACATGAATATATCAATGAAACCGCGTTGGCGAACGAATTGGCGGCTCGGTTTTATCTGGAACAATCGCGATCGAAATTAGCTCAACTGTATCTCACCGATGCCTATTACAGCTATGTGCGCTGGGGCGCAAAGGCCAAAGTCAAGGCGTTAGAAAAACAATATCCTCAACTGGCTACATTAGTATCCGGAAAAAGTTCGGGTCTTGTGGCTCGCCTCAGTACACAGGGGCAGGAAACTGACGAATTGGGTACAACCTCTACCCTCACCGCCTCTAGCATCAATATTGCTGAGGCTCTCGATTTGACCACTGTCCTCAAAGCCTCGCAAGTACTGTCGGGTGAAATTCAGATTGAGCGGTTGCTGTCTACGCTGATGCAAATGGCGATCGAAAATGCTGGGGCCGAAACAGGTGTATTGATTTTGCCGGAGGGCGATCAGTGGTTGGTCCAAGCAAAAGTGACCAAAGATAAAAGCAACCCAGAAGCGCTGCAAGTTGACTCACTGCTACAATCCATTCTGGTAGAGAACAATTCTGATGTTCCAGCCACGTTGATTAATTATGTTGGCCGTACCCAACAAGCGATTGCCCTCGGTGACGCGTCCCACGAAGCCATGTTTGTGGCAGATCCCTATATTCGTCAGCATCAACCAAAATCAGTTCTATGTTTTCCGATTTTGCGGCTTGGGGCACTGGTGGGCATTCTCTATTTAGAAAATAATTTAACAACCGATGCCTTTACTCGCGATCGCCTAGAAGTATTGGAATTATTGATGACGCAAGCCGCCATTTCTTTGGAAAATGCACGCCTTTATGAACAACTGCGGAGTTATTCGCATACTTTAGAAGCACGAATTGAAGAACGCACTCAAGAACTTCATCAAGAAGTCCGGGAACGGGAACGGGCCCTGCAAGAATTGCAGCGCGCCCAAACGGTACTTAGCCGCCGGAATGCCATATTGCAAGCTCAGCAAGATACCGCAATTGACGGTATTTTAATTGTAGATGAGCATCAAAACATCGTCTCCTACAACGATCGATTTTGCCAACTATGGCAGATTTCTAAAGAGACGCTCACCGATAATCAACAGTCAATAGAATCTGCTCTGGCGCAACTGCAAGAACCGCAGGTATTCTTCGATCGGGTGCAATACCTGTACGAGCATCCAGAAGCAACCAGCCACGAAGAAATTTACTTCAAAGACGGGCGCGTGTTCGATCGCTACTCCAGCCCCGTTACATCTGCCGAGGGCAAGTATTACGGACGCATCTGGTATTTTCGCGATATTACCAAACTCAAGCGGCGAGAGGAGTTTTTGCGGCTAATTGTTGAAGGAACTGCCACCAAAATCGGTGATGAGTTTTTCCGTTCCTGTGTGCGGTATCTCGCTGAGCTATTGGGCTTTCGCTATACATTCATCTCTGAATTTGTGGACGATAGCAAAGAGCGAGTCCGAACATTGGCCTTTTGGAATGGTGAAACCTTTCTCGACAATATTGAATACAGCACTGACAACACTCCCTGTGCCGAAGTTTTAGCATCCAGTGGGCTAGTTATGTTTGAGTCAGTTCGCGATCGATTTTCACTTGATCCGCATCTGAGCGAGATTGGCGGGGAAGTGTATATTGGAATGCCCATCATCGATCCCCACGGTCGGGTTTTAGGACAACTCGCCGCCCTTGATTCGCAAGCATTGGACATCAACGTGGAAGATCAAGAACTAATCTTCAAGATTTTTGCGGCTCGGGCTGGAGCCGAACTGGAACGACGAAGAACTGAGGCAGCGCTGGAACGGCAGATTCAGCGAGTTTTACTTTTAGATCAAATTACGCAAGAGATTCGTCAAAGCCTCGATACGCAAAAAATTTTTCAAACGGCGGCTACTCAAATCGGGCAGACTTTTCACGCTAGCCGATGTCACATTCACAATTACATTGCAGAGCCAGAGCCACACCTGTATGTGGTAGCTGAATATGTGGTATCAGGGCTAGACTCGATGCTGGGAATTGAAATTCCGGCCCTCAATAGCCCTCCTACTAAAGCTATTCTGCTGCACGATCGAGCATTGTCCTGGACCAATGTCTATACCGATGCACTGTTGAGTGCGGTGATTCCTGCCTCCTATCCAATTCATCTCAAATCAATGCTGGCGATTCGCACCTCGTATCAAGGTGAACCAAATGGGGCGATCGTGCTGCATCACTGTGATTGTTCCATGTCGCGGCAGGAGTATCTTTGTCATCCAGAAAGCTATGCATCACTGTTCCGTCACTGGACAGAGGATGAGGTGGAACTGCTAGAAGCTGTGGCGGCACAAGTGGGAATTGCTTTGGCACAGGCCAAACTGCTAGAGCAAGAAAAGTTACAGCGTCAAGAATTGGAAACAGCGAAACGATCGGCAGAAGTAGCCAACCGGGCCAAGAGTGAATTTTTGGCCAACATGAGCCATGAATTGCGAACGCCATTGAATGCAATCTTGGGATTTACACAGCTAATGACACGAGATGATTCATTGAATCAACAACAGCGTGAGAATTTACAAATCATTAACCGCAGCGGCACACATTTGCTGAATTTAATTAATGATGTATTGGAATTTTCCAAAATTGAAGCAGGACGTATTACTCTATCGGAAAGTGCCTTCGATTTGTACCGATTACTGAATGATCTGGAAGAAATGTTTCGCTTGAAGGCTGACTCGAAAGGGTTACAATTGTGCTTTGAACGATCGATCTATGTCCCTCAATACATCAAAACTGATGAGGGTAAGTTGCGTCAAGTGTTCATTAACTTGTTGAGCAATGCTATTAAATTTACAGCATCTGGTAGAGTAACACTGCGATCGCACCAAGAGGATATGTTCATTGGGACACATACTGAGAGCAATCAGGAGAATAAACAGCAGAATACTCAAGGGAATTATCAGAGAAATTCATCAATCAACGATCGGTTGCAAAGATCCACTAGTGCAGAGTCTTACCGCTTGCTGTTTGAAGTAGAAGATACGGGCCCTGGCATTCAAGCCGAGGAAGTACAGCAGTTATTCGTGGCGTTTGGCCAAGCCGAAACCGGGCGAAAATCACAGGAAGGAACAGGGCTGGGATTGTCGATTAGTCGTGCGTTTGTTCGGTTGATGGGCGGCGATATTGTAGCTATGAATGCCCCTCGTCGAGGAGCCATTTTCCGATTTACTATTACAGCCCAAGCTGCCAATGAATCAGAAGTTGATACTCCAGTTTCCAAGCGGCGTGTCATCGCGTTGCAACCCAATCAACCAACCTATCGAATTCTGGTGGTAGAAGATCACTATACCAATCGTCAACTGTTGGTAAATTTGCTAGCTCCGATGGGGTTTGAAGTACAAGCGGTGGAAAATGGGAAAGAGGCAATCGAATGCTGGGAAACCTGGCAACCTCATTTGATTTGGATGGATATGCGAATGCCTGTGATGGATGGCTACGAAGCCACTCGACAGATTAAAGCTCATCCAGAGGGTCAAGAGGCGATCGTGATTGCGCTGACGGCCAGCGCTTTTGAGGAGGAACGAGCCGTGGTATTAGCATCGGGCTGTGATGATTTTGTTCGCAAACCGTTTCAAGAACATCAGATTTTTGACAAACTGGCAGAGTATCTGGGCGTGGAATATATCTATGATGCTGGAACGCTTGCTGCGCCATCGAGCCATCGAGCACTCTTAATGCCGCAAGACTTGACCGTGATGCCGTCTGAATGGATTGAGCAACTGCGTCAAGCTGCCATTCAAGTCGATGCAGACCTGATCCAACACCTGCTGCACCAAGTTCCACCCTCACAAGTCGTCCTTGCTAATCAATTACTAGAACTGACCCAAAATTTTGCATTTGATGAAATTATTGAGCTAACGCAAGGAGATCACTGTGACTAA